One genomic window of Monodelphis domestica isolate mMonDom1 chromosome 1, mMonDom1.pri, whole genome shotgun sequence includes the following:
- the PHYHD1 gene encoding phytanoyl-CoA dioxygenase domain-containing protein 1 isoform X4: protein MAALSPAQLLKGNTDYFLTSGDKIRFFFEKGVFDKEGNFLIPPENSINKIGHALHAHDPVFKCITHSPQVQELIKSLGLEVPVVVQSMYIFKQPHFGGEVTPHQDATFLHTKPLGRVLGIWIAIEDATLENGCLWFIPGSHTDGISRRMVRVQVGSVGCTNFIGSEQVYEDSRFIPTPIHKGGLILIHGEVVHKSELNHSTHSRHAYTFHLMESKGTHWSQDNWLQPTPELPFPLLYT, encoded by the exons GGCAATACAGACTACTTTTTGACCAGTGGGGACAAGATCAGATTTTTCTTTGAGAAAGGAGTGTTTGACAAGGAAG gtaattTTCTAATCCCACCAGAGAACTCTATCAACAAAATTGGCCATG CTCTGCATGCCCATGACCCTGTCTTTAAGTGCATTACCCACTCACCTCAGGTGCAG GAGCTGATTAAGAGTCTGGGGCTTGAAGTACCTGTGGTAGTTCAAAGCATGTACATCTTCAAG CAACCACATTTTGGCGGGGAAG TCACCCCACACCAGGATGCCACCTTTCTCCACACTAAGCCATTGGGCCGAGTGCTAGGCATTTGGATCGCGATAGAGGATGCTACCCTGGAGAATGGCTGCCTCTGGTTCATCCCTGGATCCCACACTG ATGGCATTTCTCGAAGGATGGTACGGGTGCAGGTTGGCTCTGTGGGCTGCACCAACTTCATAGGCTCTGAACAGGTTTATGAGGACAGCCGTTTTATCCCCACACCTATCCATAAAG GGGGTCTCATCCTGATACATGGAGAGGTTGTTCATAAGAGTGAGCTGAACCACTCTACACATTCTCGCCATGCATACACCTTCCACCTTATGGAATCCAAGGGCACTCACTGGAGCCAAGATAATTG gcTTCAGCCAACACCAGAACTGCCTTTCCCCCTACTGTATACCTAA